The Bacteroidota bacterium genome has a window encoding:
- a CDS encoding dihydrofolate reductase, which produces MMKKIILLATLLAGSGLFVAYGSGNNNPSAKATTTDAPAFDYIADRFADIQVLRYEVRGWETLSLQQKKLAYYLYEAGLSGRDIFYDQKYRYGLTIRKTLEAILNTYQGERAGKEWADFETYAKRFFFSNGNHHHYGAEKMMPGCSQAYFTELIRKSDVGQLPLDGREPAAFTAWIVPIVFDPKVDAKEVDLDAKDVIVASCNNFYSGVTQQEVETYYDGIKEADTSNRSQIGFNTRLVKENGKLVEQVWKSGGMYGAAIDKIIYWLEKAEDVAETPEQKTTIAKLITFYRSGDPKHFDDYSIAWVQDTSARVDFVNGFIEVYQDALQKKGAYESIVSIKDLEATKRIAAISREAQWFEDHSPIMDDHKKKVVTGISAKVITVVGEVGDAGPATPIGINLPNNEWIREDYGSKSVSLGNIVEAYNYYRSRSPLMDEFGSSPEVIERARKHAAYSGELHTDMHEVIGHASGKINEGVGTTDQTLKNYAGVLEEARADLVALYYIYDPKLVEIGVMESLEVGKAQYDNYIMNGLMTQLNRIEPGKNLEESHMRNRQLISAWAVDKGQQERVITRENRNGKTYFVINDYAKLRGLFGQLLREIQRIKSEGDFEAGKNLVETYGVRIEPALHNEVLERYAKLDIAPYMGFIQPKLVPVMAGEKIMDVRVEYSKAFLDQMLEYGKHYSLLPVKN; this is translated from the coding sequence ATGATGAAAAAGATCATTCTCCTGGCCACGCTGTTGGCCGGCAGCGGCTTGTTCGTTGCTTACGGTTCCGGGAACAACAATCCGTCGGCCAAGGCCACAACGACCGATGCGCCCGCATTCGACTACATCGCGGATCGCTTTGCCGACATCCAGGTATTGCGTTACGAGGTGCGTGGATGGGAAACCCTCAGCCTGCAGCAAAAGAAACTGGCGTATTACCTCTATGAAGCCGGACTCAGCGGCCGCGATATTTTCTATGACCAGAAGTATCGCTATGGTCTGACCATCCGCAAGACGCTGGAAGCGATCCTGAATACCTACCAGGGCGAGCGCGCCGGCAAGGAATGGGCGGACTTTGAAACCTACGCGAAGCGCTTCTTCTTTTCGAACGGCAATCACCATCATTACGGCGCCGAGAAGATGATGCCGGGCTGCAGCCAGGCGTACTTTACCGAGCTGATCCGGAAATCAGACGTCGGGCAATTGCCCTTGGATGGCCGCGAGCCTGCAGCTTTCACCGCCTGGATCGTTCCGATCGTTTTCGATCCGAAGGTCGATGCAAAGGAAGTTGATCTGGATGCCAAAGACGTGATCGTCGCGTCCTGCAACAATTTTTATTCCGGCGTTACCCAGCAGGAAGTGGAGACCTATTACGACGGCATCAAGGAAGCCGACACCTCCAATCGTTCGCAGATCGGATTCAATACCCGTCTGGTGAAAGAGAACGGCAAACTGGTGGAACAGGTATGGAAGTCGGGTGGAATGTATGGCGCGGCCATCGACAAGATCATCTACTGGCTGGAGAAAGCGGAAGACGTTGCGGAGACGCCGGAGCAGAAGACCACCATCGCTAAGCTAATCACCTTTTATCGTTCCGGCGATCCCAAGCACTTCGATGACTACAGCATCGCCTGGGTACAGGACACCAGCGCGCGCGTAGATTTCGTGAACGGCTTCATCGAGGTGTATCAGGATGCCCTGCAGAAGAAGGGTGCATATGAAAGCATCGTATCGATCAAAGACCTGGAAGCGACGAAGCGGATCGCGGCCATTTCCCGGGAAGCGCAGTGGTTCGAAGACCATTCGCCGATCATGGATGATCACAAGAAAAAGGTCGTGACCGGCATCTCGGCCAAAGTGATCACGGTAGTGGGAGAGGTCGGCGATGCCGGCCCGGCCACGCCAATCGGGATCAACCTGCCGAACAACGAATGGATCCGGGAAGACTATGGTTCCAAATCCGTTTCGCTCGGAAATATCGTCGAGGCCTACAATTATTATCGTTCGCGGAGCCCGCTGATGGACGAATTCGGTAGTTCTCCTGAAGTGATCGAGCGCGCACGGAAGCATGCCGCCTATTCCGGCGAGTTGCATACGGATATGCACGAGGTGATCGGCCATGCTTCCGGTAAGATCAACGAAGGCGTGGGAACAACCGATCAGACGTTGAAGAACTATGCCGGCGTTCTGGAGGAAGCACGCGCCGACCTGGTCGCCTTGTATTATATCTACGATCCCAAACTGGTCGAGATCGGCGTGATGGAAAGCCTGGAAGTCGGGAAAGCCCAATACGACAATTACATCATGAACGGCCTCATGACCCAGCTCAACCGCATCGAGCCGGGGAAGAATCTTGAAGAGTCGCACATGCGGAACCGGCAGTTGATCTCGGCCTGGGCGGTCGATAAAGGTCAACAGGAGCGGGTGATCACGCGCGAAAACCGGAACGGCAAAACCTATTTTGTGATCAACGATTACGCCAAACTCCGAGGACTTTTCGGGCAATTGTTACGCGAGATCCAGCGGATTAAATCCGAAGGCGATTTCGAAGCCGGAAAGAACCTGGTAGAAACCTATGGTGTACGCATTGAACCTGCCTTGCATAATGAGGTTCTGGAACGCTACGCCAAACTGGACATCGCGCCGTATATGGGTTTTATCCAACCTAAACTTGTTCCTGTCATGGCCGGAGAAAAGATCATGGATGTCAGGGTGGAGTACTCCAAGGCTTTCCTCGACCAGATGCTGGAGTACGGGAAGCACTATTCGCTGCTGCCGGTGAAGAACTGA
- a CDS encoding amidohydrolase family protein codes for MKNMNRMLRTLLLLLPFGLQAQNPAPAPAQREATLILNATAHLGDGQVIPNAAIGFENGKLTLVADATTIRIDRTKYARMIDAAGKHVYPGLIACNSSLGLTEIDLVRSTRDYNEVGELNPNVRSIIAYNTDSKIIPTVRSNGVLLAEVVPQGSFLTGQSSIVQLDAWNWEDAAVRTDIGLHLNWPRMFVYRSSPEQEENQRNTTIRELAALEQLFAEAKAYAAGAKPLEENVKLEAMRGLFDGSKKLFVHCDYVKEIEAAVAFSKRWGAKLVIVGGADAWRVTDLLRKEQVPVILGRTHSLPPREDDDTDLPYKLPGLLRKAGVVFALSIDGSWQLRNLPYMAGTTAGYGLTKEEALAAITASPAAILGIADRTGKLETGKDANLLIVSGDLLDMRSSTVEQAFINGRSISLDNVQKQLYQKYSDKYGLTK; via the coding sequence ATGAAGAACATGAACAGAATGCTCCGCACCCTCCTCCTGCTGCTGCCTTTCGGACTGCAGGCCCAGAATCCCGCGCCGGCGCCCGCTCAGCGCGAAGCCACACTCATCCTCAACGCCACCGCGCATTTGGGCGACGGACAAGTCATCCCGAACGCCGCCATCGGCTTCGAGAACGGAAAACTGACGCTCGTAGCCGATGCCACCACCATTCGCATCGATCGGACGAAGTACGCCCGCATGATCGACGCGGCCGGCAAGCACGTCTATCCCGGACTCATCGCCTGTAACAGCTCACTCGGCCTGACCGAGATCGACCTGGTCCGTTCGACGCGCGACTACAACGAAGTCGGGGAACTGAATCCCAACGTCCGCAGCATCATCGCTTACAACACCGATTCCAAGATCATCCCGACAGTTCGTTCCAACGGCGTGTTACTCGCGGAGGTCGTTCCACAGGGTTCGTTTTTGACCGGACAGTCTTCGATCGTGCAACTGGATGCCTGGAATTGGGAAGACGCGGCTGTGCGCACCGACATCGGCCTGCACCTCAACTGGCCGCGTATGTTCGTCTATCGTTCAAGTCCTGAACAGGAAGAGAACCAACGCAACACCACCATCCGGGAACTCGCCGCCCTGGAACAACTCTTTGCAGAAGCGAAAGCGTATGCGGCTGGCGCAAAACCGCTGGAAGAGAACGTCAAGCTCGAAGCGATGCGCGGCTTGTTCGACGGCTCGAAGAAATTGTTCGTGCATTGCGACTACGTGAAGGAGATCGAAGCCGCCGTGGCATTTTCCAAACGTTGGGGCGCGAAGCTGGTGATCGTCGGCGGCGCGGACGCCTGGCGGGTCACCGACCTGCTGCGCAAAGAACAGGTGCCGGTGATCCTCGGACGTACGCATTCCCTGCCGCCGCGCGAAGACGACGATACGGACTTGCCCTACAAACTGCCGGGGTTGCTCCGGAAAGCGGGTGTCGTATTCGCGTTGAGCATCGATGGCAGCTGGCAGTTGCGCAACCTGCCCTACATGGCCGGCACGACCGCCGGTTACGGGCTGACCAAAGAGGAAGCGCTTGCCGCGATTACTGCTTCGCCGGCCGCCATCCTCGGCATCGCCGATCGTACCGGTAAACTGGAGACAGGAAAAGACGCGAACCTCCTCATCGTTTCAGGCGATCTGCTCGATATGCGCAGCTCGACGGTTGAACAGGCGTTCATCAACGGACGAAGCATCAGCCTGGACAATGTGCAGAAACAACTCTACCAAAAGTATTCCGATAAATACGGCTTAACCAAGTAA
- a CDS encoding amidohydrolase family protein, producing the protein MQRFFTLLCCLFFLFINANAQQTFPVNGPTDPRHITYAITNVRLYVNYKTVVDPATILVRDGLILEAGAGVTVPSDAVVYDYKGKSIYPSLIELVSDYGQPELKRPQGNFEDPQLLTNTKGAYDWNQAVKAEVDAYRSFVADTKKAEEWRKLGFGTVLSTQRDGVVRGTAACVLLGDGEEHELILRDRAAAAYSFDKGISTQDYPSSLMGSIALLRQTWYDARWYKEGGNKKEYNITLESFNRNLELPQWFEAGDKQNELRVARIGKEFGVNFLIKGSGDEYERAAELKAAGCRLIVPVAFPDAYDLSDPYDALGISLHQLRHWELAPGNAATLAQQGIEFALTSSDLKNRGDFWKNIRKAIARGLSEEQALKALTATPASFLGLSDKVGALRKGMLANFLVTSKGLFEKDNAILENWVKGKRYQFVDPQLSDLRGNYTVRIANGNSLRLKVGGEAAAPEWYLYDDTSAIKAAASRLGQQINFSFEAKKREPKGLYRFTGLAEKSAFSGNVLLPSGEWSAWTATLDSAFVPVAKTDSAKKEAPVTATVRYPNMAYGWKELPKATTVLFRNATVWTNESDGILKNADVLISDGKIRQVGSGIKAPEGAEVVDATGMHLTAGIIDEHSHIAVSGSVNEGTQSSSAEVRIGDVLDADDVQIYRQLAGGVTASHLLHGSANPIGGQTQLIKLRWGRSPEELKFENWPGYIKFALGENVKQSHWGDKQVIRYPQTRMGVEQVYSDYFTRAREYDQAMNAWSKGDPKLRSGIPPRRDLELDALAEILNGKRFITCHSYVQSEINMLMHVADSFGFKMNTFTHILEGYKVADKMKAHGVRGVSSFSDWWAYKYEVYEAIPYNGAIMQKLGLTVGFNSDDPEMARRLNQEAAKAVLYGGVSEEEAWKFVTLNPAKMLRVDDRVGSIKVGKDADLVLWTDHPMSIYAKPSRTYVDGTCYFDLKRDQSLREEIRTERARLTQQQADAKGRGENVQKPSMNAQVIKHCVEEEIHHFE; encoded by the coding sequence ATGCAACGATTCTTTACGCTCCTGTGCTGCCTGTTCTTTCTGTTCATCAACGCCAACGCGCAGCAAACCTTTCCTGTCAACGGTCCCACCGACCCCCGGCACATCACCTATGCGATCACGAATGTCCGCCTCTACGTGAACTACAAGACCGTGGTCGATCCCGCCACCATCCTGGTACGCGATGGATTGATCCTGGAGGCCGGCGCCGGTGTCACGGTTCCATCCGACGCGGTCGTGTACGACTACAAAGGAAAGTCGATCTATCCGTCGCTGATCGAACTGGTTTCCGATTACGGTCAACCCGAGCTGAAGCGTCCGCAGGGAAATTTCGAAGACCCGCAGTTGCTGACGAATACCAAAGGCGCCTACGACTGGAACCAGGCCGTCAAGGCGGAGGTGGATGCCTATCGCAGCTTTGTCGCCGATACCAAGAAAGCCGAAGAGTGGCGTAAGCTGGGTTTCGGAACGGTACTCTCGACGCAACGCGACGGCGTCGTTCGCGGCACAGCGGCCTGTGTCCTGCTCGGCGATGGCGAAGAGCATGAGTTGATCCTGCGCGACCGCGCTGCCGCGGCCTATTCATTCGACAAAGGCATCTCGACGCAGGATTATCCTTCGTCGCTGATGGGCAGCATCGCCCTGCTGCGCCAGACCTGGTACGATGCACGCTGGTACAAGGAAGGCGGCAACAAGAAAGAATACAACATCACGCTCGAATCGTTCAACCGTAACCTCGAGCTGCCGCAATGGTTTGAAGCAGGCGACAAACAAAACGAACTCCGGGTCGCACGGATCGGCAAAGAGTTCGGGGTGAACTTTCTTATCAAAGGAAGCGGAGACGAGTACGAGCGCGCGGCGGAACTCAAAGCCGCCGGTTGCCGCCTGATCGTTCCCGTTGCATTCCCCGATGCGTACGACCTCTCGGATCCGTATGATGCGCTCGGTATTTCGTTGCACCAGTTGCGCCACTGGGAGTTGGCTCCCGGCAATGCTGCCACGCTTGCTCAGCAAGGCATCGAGTTCGCGTTGACCAGCAGCGACCTGAAAAACCGCGGCGACTTCTGGAAGAACATTCGGAAAGCCATCGCGCGCGGACTGTCCGAGGAGCAGGCGTTGAAAGCACTGACCGCTACCCCCGCTTCCTTCCTGGGCCTGTCCGACAAGGTCGGGGCACTGCGCAAGGGCATGCTGGCCAATTTCCTCGTGACGTCGAAGGGACTGTTTGAAAAGGACAATGCGATCCTGGAAAACTGGGTGAAGGGTAAGCGCTATCAGTTCGTTGACCCGCAACTGTCCGATCTCCGCGGCAACTATACGGTACGCATTGCCAACGGCAACAGCCTGCGCCTGAAAGTAGGCGGAGAAGCCGCTGCTCCGGAATGGTACCTCTACGACGATACCTCGGCCATCAAGGCTGCCGCAAGTCGCCTGGGTCAACAAATAAACTTCAGCTTCGAAGCGAAGAAGCGTGAGCCGAAAGGATTGTACCGCTTCACCGGCCTTGCAGAGAAATCCGCCTTCTCCGGAAATGTCTTGTTGCCTTCCGGTGAGTGGAGCGCGTGGACCGCAACGCTGGATTCCGCCTTCGTCCCCGTTGCGAAAACCGACAGCGCGAAGAAAGAGGCGCCGGTGACGGCCACCGTGCGCTATCCGAACATGGCTTATGGCTGGAAGGAACTTCCGAAAGCCACGACCGTCCTGTTCCGCAACGCGACCGTATGGACCAACGAATCCGACGGCATCCTGAAGAACGCGGATGTCCTGATCAGCGATGGCAAGATCCGGCAGGTCGGCAGCGGCATCAAAGCTCCGGAAGGCGCCGAGGTCGTGGACGCGACCGGCATGCACCTCACTGCCGGCATCATCGACGAGCACTCGCACATCGCCGTCAGCGGTTCGGTCAACGAAGGCACACAGTCGTCTTCCGCCGAAGTGCGCATCGGCGACGTATTGGACGCGGACGATGTCCAGATCTACCGCCAACTGGCGGGCGGCGTAACGGCTTCTCACCTGTTGCACGGATCGGCGAATCCGATCGGCGGACAAACGCAACTGATCAAACTGCGCTGGGGCCGCTCTCCCGAAGAACTCAAATTCGAAAACTGGCCCGGATACATCAAGTTCGCGCTGGGCGAGAACGTGAAGCAAAGCCATTGGGGCGACAAGCAAGTCATTCGTTACCCGCAAACACGCATGGGCGTGGAGCAGGTGTACAGCGATTACTTCACCCGCGCACGCGAATACGACCAGGCCATGAACGCCTGGAGCAAGGGTGATCCGAAGCTGCGGAGCGGAATCCCGCCCCGCCGCGACCTGGAACTGGACGCGCTGGCCGAGATCCTCAACGGCAAACGTTTCATTACCTGTCATTCCTATGTGCAGAGCGAGATCAACATGCTGATGCACGTAGCCGATTCCTTCGGTTTCAAGATGAACACCTTCACGCACATCCTGGAAGGCTACAAAGTCGCCGACAAGATGAAAGCGCACGGCGTTCGCGGCGTGTCCTCCTTCAGTGATTGGTGGGCTTACAAGTACGAGGTGTACGAAGCCATCCCGTACAACGGAGCGATCATGCAAAAACTCGGTCTGACCGTCGGCTTCAATTCCGACGATCCGGAGATGGCCCGTCGCCTGAACCAGGAAGCTGCGAAAGCGGTCCTCTACGGCGGCGTGAGCGAAGAAGAAGCCTGGAAGTTCGTCACCCTCAACCCGGCGAAGATGCTGCGCGTCGACGACCGCGTGGGCAGTATCAAAGTCGGCAAGGATGCCGACCTGGTGCTGTGGACCGATCACCCGATGAGCATTTATGCCAAGCCTTCCCGCACCTACGTGGACGGCACCTGCTATTTCGACCTGAAGCGTGATCAGTCGTTGCGTGAAGAGATCCGCACCGAACGGGCACGCCTGACCCAGCAACAAGCCGACGCCAAAGGGCGCGGCGAGAACGTACAGAAACCTTCGATGAACGCGCAGGTCATCAAGCACTGCGTTGAAGAAGAAATCCATCACTTCGAATGA